A single Streptococcus thermophilus DNA region contains:
- the dnaA gene encoding chromosomal replication initiator protein DnaA, translating into MTEKEHFFWNKLLELAKEELTQATFDYYVLDTKLIKIQDNVATILLEEVKKLFWEKNMQSFILMTGFEVYNSEIKVEYVFDEALVSETKPTLANNDFSNKREQQTPDLPTLNSDLNSKYTFDNFIQGDENRWSVAASLAVADSPGATYNPLFIYGGPGLGKTHLLNAIGNKVLHDNPQARIKYITAENFINEFVLHIRLDKMDELKLKYRHLDVLLIDDIQSLAKKSTQATQEEFFNTFNVLHDNNKQIVLTSDRNPDQLNEMEERLVTRFKWGLTVNITPPDFETRVAILTNKIMDYDYHFPPETIEYLAGQFDSNVRDLEGALKDISLVANVRQLDTITVEVAAEAIRARKIDGPKLTLIPIEDIQSEVGKFYNVTVKEIKATKRTQNIVLARQVAMYLAREMTDNSLPKIGKEFGGRDHSTVLHAYNKIKNMLTQDDSLRIEIDTIKNKIK; encoded by the coding sequence ATGACCGAAAAAGAGCATTTTTTTTGGAATAAGCTCTTAGAGCTGGCCAAAGAAGAACTAACACAAGCCACTTTTGATTATTATGTCCTAGATACCAAGCTCATCAAAATTCAAGATAACGTTGCTACAATTCTGCTTGAAGAAGTCAAGAAACTATTCTGGGAAAAGAACATGCAATCTTTCATTTTGATGACTGGTTTTGAAGTCTACAATAGTGAGATAAAAGTTGAATATGTCTTTGACGAGGCTCTCGTTAGCGAAACAAAACCAACTTTAGCAAACAATGACTTCAGCAATAAAAGGGAACAACAAACACCTGATCTTCCCACTTTGAACTCGGACTTAAATAGTAAGTATACCTTTGATAATTTTATTCAAGGAGATGAAAACCGCTGGTCTGTAGCAGCATCTCTAGCTGTAGCTGATTCACCAGGAGCAACTTATAACCCTTTATTCATTTATGGGGGACCTGGTCTAGGAAAAACTCACTTGCTCAATGCCATTGGTAATAAGGTCTTACATGATAATCCCCAAGCACGAATCAAATACATAACTGCCGAAAATTTTATTAATGAGTTTGTTTTACATATCCGTTTAGATAAAATGGATGAACTAAAGCTAAAATACCGCCATCTAGACGTGCTTTTAATTGATGATATACAATCGTTGGCTAAAAAGTCTACGCAAGCCACTCAAGAGGAATTTTTCAATACTTTCAATGTCCTTCACGATAATAATAAACAAATTGTCTTGACTAGCGACCGAAATCCAGATCAATTGAATGAGATGGAAGAGCGTCTTGTCACGCGCTTCAAATGGGGCTTGACTGTAAATATTACACCGCCTGACTTTGAAACCCGAGTTGCTATTCTTACCAATAAGATTATGGACTATGATTACCATTTTCCACCTGAAACAATTGAGTATTTAGCTGGCCAATTTGACTCAAATGTCCGCGACTTAGAGGGAGCTTTGAAAGATATTAGCTTAGTTGCAAATGTCCGCCAGTTAGATACGATCACAGTTGAAGTAGCTGCCGAAGCTATTCGTGCACGTAAAATAGATGGCCCTAAGTTAACTCTCATTCCGATTGAAGACATCCAAAGTGAGGTTGGAAAATTTTATAATGTCACGGTTAAAGAGATTAAGGCAACTAAACGAACACAGAATATTGTCTTAGCGCGTCAGGTTGCCATGTATCTTGCGCGTGAAATGACTGATAACTCCCTTCCAAAAATTGGAAAAGAATTTGGAGGAAGAGATCACTCAACTGTTCTACATGCTTACAATAAAATCAAAAATATGCTTACTCAAGATGACAGTTTACGCATTGAAATTGATACCATTAAAAACAAGATAAAATAA
- the rlmH gene encoding 23S rRNA (pseudouridine(1915)-N(3))-methyltransferase RlmH yields MKVKLITVGKLKEKYLKDGIAEYIKRLGRFTKFESIELTDEKTPDNASEAENKATLDKEGQRILAKVGDRDYVIALAIEGKQFPSEQFAKELEQATLRGYSDITFIIGGSLGLSPKVKKRANQLMSFGLLTFPHQLMRLVLVEQIYRAFMIQQGSPYHK; encoded by the coding sequence ATGAAAGTTAAATTGATTACTGTTGGAAAATTGAAAGAAAAATATTTGAAAGATGGCATTGCAGAGTATATCAAACGACTAGGACGCTTCACAAAATTTGAGTCTATAGAGTTGACGGATGAGAAGACGCCTGATAATGCAAGCGAAGCTGAAAATAAAGCTACCCTAGACAAAGAAGGACAGCGTATTTTGGCTAAGGTTGGTGACCGTGATTACGTCATTGCCTTAGCAATTGAGGGAAAGCAATTTCCCTCAGAACAGTTTGCCAAAGAGTTAGAGCAAGCGACCCTTAGAGGCTATTCAGATATTACTTTTATTATAGGGGGGAGTTTGGGGCTATCCCCTAAAGTGAAAAAGAGGGCTAATCAATTGATGAGTTTTGGTCTTTTGACTTTTCCTCATCAGCTTATGCGCCTTGTATTAGTGGAACAAATTTATCGTGCATTCATGATTCAGCAAGGAAGTCCATATCATAAGTAG
- the dnaN gene encoding DNA polymerase III subunit beta — protein sequence MIQFAINKAYFLQALHTTRRAISSKNAIPILSTIKIEVTSDGIYLTGSNGQISIENSISASEENAGLLITQPGSILLEANFFINVVSSLPDVTLTFEEIEQYQVLLKSAKSEITLKGKDAEQYPRIQEVDSLTPLIMDTKMLKSIIAETSFAASTQESRPILTGVHFVLSNHKDLKAVATDSHRMSQRQLVLEHSADNFDVVIPSRSLKELSAVFSDGIENLEIFFSANQILFRSETISFYTRLLEGNYPDTNRLLSDSFETEVVFETSTLRSAMERSYLISNASQSGTVKLEIINGNVSAHVNSPEVGKVNEDIDVLDVSGSDLIISFNPTYLIDALKALKSESVRVRFISPVRPFTLTPADDSENFIQLITPVRTN from the coding sequence ATGATTCAATTTGCTATTAATAAAGCTTATTTCCTACAAGCCCTTCATACAACTCGACGTGCTATTTCTTCAAAAAATGCTATTCCCATTCTATCAACTATAAAAATCGAAGTTACTAGTGATGGTATCTATTTAACTGGCTCAAATGGACAAATCTCGATAGAGAATAGCATCTCTGCTTCAGAAGAAAATGCAGGTTTATTAATTACACAACCAGGTAGTATCCTTTTAGAAGCGAATTTTTTCATCAACGTTGTTTCAAGCTTACCTGATGTTACTCTTACATTTGAAGAAATAGAACAATACCAAGTATTACTAAAGAGTGCTAAATCAGAGATTACTCTAAAAGGAAAGGATGCTGAGCAATATCCTCGTATTCAAGAAGTTGACAGCTTGACACCACTAATTATGGACACTAAAATGTTAAAATCTATCATTGCTGAAACGTCATTTGCAGCAAGCACGCAAGAAAGTCGTCCAATTTTAACTGGAGTTCACTTTGTTCTTTCAAATCACAAAGATCTTAAAGCTGTTGCCACTGATTCTCATCGTATGAGCCAACGTCAACTTGTTTTGGAACATTCTGCAGATAACTTTGATGTAGTAATCCCAAGCCGATCACTTAAAGAGTTATCAGCAGTCTTTAGTGATGGTATTGAAAATTTGGAAATTTTCTTCTCTGCAAATCAAATTCTATTCCGTAGTGAGACAATCTCTTTTTACACACGTTTACTAGAAGGAAATTATCCAGATACTAATCGTCTCTTGTCAGATTCATTTGAAACAGAGGTTGTGTTTGAAACATCTACCCTTCGTTCTGCTATGGAACGTTCCTATTTGATTTCAAATGCAAGTCAAAGTGGCACGGTGAAACTCGAAATCATCAATGGTAATGTTAGTGCTCATGTTAATTCACCTGAAGTCGGAAAGGTGAATGAAGATATTGATGTGCTAGACGTTTCAGGAAGTGATTTGATTATTAGTTTTAATCCCACTTACTTGATAGACGCTTTGAAAGCACTAAAAAGTGAGTCAGTTCGTGTTCGTTTCATTTCTCCAGTACGCCCATTCACTTTGACACCAGCAGATGACAGTGAAAACTTTATTCAATTAATTACACCTGTAAGAACAAACTAA
- a CDS encoding S1C family serine protease encodes MKKFNWKKIVAPIAMLVIGLLGGLLGAFILLTAAGVSFTNTTDTGVKTAKTVYTNITDTTKAVKKAQNAVVSVINYQEGSSSDSLNDLYGRIFGGGDSSDSSQENSKDSDGLQVAGEGSGVIYKKDGKEAYIVTNNHVVDGAKKLEIMLSDGSKITGELVGKDTYSDLAVVKVSSDKITTVAEFADSNSLTVGEKAIAIGSPLGTEYANSVTEGIVSSLSRTITMQNDNGETVSTNAIQTDAAINPGNSGGALVNIEGQVIGINSSKISSTSAVAGSAVEGMGFAIPSNDVVEIINQLEKDGKVTRPALGISIADLNSLSSSATSKLDLPDEVKSGVVVGSVQKGMPADGKLQEYDVITEIDGKKISSKTDIQTNLYSHSIGDTIKVTFYRGKDKKTVDLKLTKSTEDISD; translated from the coding sequence ATGAAAAAATTTAACTGGAAAAAAATAGTCGCGCCAATTGCAATGCTAGTTATTGGCTTACTAGGGGGTTTACTTGGTGCCTTTATCCTACTAACAGCAGCCGGGGTATCTTTTACCAATACAACAGATACTGGAGTAAAAACGGCTAAGACCGTCTACACCAATATAACAGATACAACTAAGGCTGTTAAGAAAGCACAAAATGCCGTTGTTTCTGTCATCAATTATCAAGAAGGTTCATCTTCAGATTCTCTAAATGACCTTTATGGCCGTATCTTTGGCGGAGGGGACAGTTCTGATTCTAGCCAAGAAAATTCAAAAGATTCAGATGGTCTGCAGGTCGCTGGTGAAGGTTCTGGAGTCATCTATAAAAAAGATGGCAAAGAAGCCTACATCGTAACCAATAACCACGTTGTCGATGGGGCTAAAAAACTTGAAATCATGCTTTCGGATGGTTCGAAAATTACTGGTGAACTTGTTGGTAAAGACACTTACTCTGACCTAGCAGTTGTCAAAGTATCTTCAGATAAAATAACAACTGTTGCAGAATTTGCAGACTCAAACTCCCTTACTGTTGGTGAAAAAGCAATTGCTATCGGTAGCCCACTTGGTACCGAATACGCCAACTCAGTAACAGAAGGAATCGTTTCTAGTCTTAGCCGTACTATAACGATGCAAAACGATAATGGTGAAACTGTATCAACAAACGCTATCCAAACAGATGCAGCCATTAACCCTGGTAACTCTGGTGGTGCCCTAGTCAATATTGAAGGACAAGTTATCGGTATTAACTCAAGTAAAATTTCATCAACGTCTGCAGTCGCTGGTAGTGCTGTTGAAGGTATGGGGTTTGCCATTCCATCAAACGATGTTGTTGAAATCATCAATCAATTAGAAAAAGATGGTAAAGTTACACGACCAGCACTAGGGATCTCAATAGCAGATCTTAATAGCCTTTCTAGCAGCGCAACTTCTAAATTAGATTTACCAGATGAGGTCAAATCCGGTGTTGTTGTCGGTAGTGTTCAGAAAGGTATGCCAGCTGACGGTAAACTTCAAGAATATGATGTTATCACTGAGATTGATGGTAAGAAGATTAGCTCAAAAACTGATATTCAAACCAATCTTTACAGCCATAGTATCGGAGATACTATCAAGGTAACCTTCTATCGTGGTAAAGATAAGAAAACTGTAGATCTTAAATTAACAAAATCTACAGAAGACATATCTGATTAA
- the ychF gene encoding redox-regulated ATPase YchF: protein MALTAGIVGLPNVGKSTLFNAITKAGAEAANYPFATIDPNVGMVEVPDERLTKLTELITPKKTVPTTFEFTDIAGIVKGASKGEGLGNKFLANIREVDAIIHVVRAFDDENVMREQGREDDFVDPMADIDTINLELILADLESINKRYARVEKIARTQKDKDSVAEFNILQKIKPVLEDGKSARTIDFTEEEQKIVKGLFLLTTKPVLYVANVDEDQVANPDDIDYVKQIREFAATENAEVVVISARVEEEISELDDEDKEMFLEDLGLTESGVDKLTRAAYHLLGLGTYFTAGEKEVRAWTFKRGIKAPQAAGIIHSDFEKGFIRAVTMSYDDLIKYGSEKAVKEAGRLREEGKEYVVQDGDIMEFRFNV from the coding sequence ATGGCTTTAACAGCAGGTATCGTTGGTTTGCCGAACGTTGGTAAATCAACTCTTTTCAATGCAATTACAAAAGCAGGTGCGGAAGCTGCTAACTATCCTTTCGCAACAATAGATCCAAATGTTGGTATGGTCGAAGTACCAGATGAGCGTTTGACAAAATTGACTGAACTTATCACCCCTAAAAAGACAGTGCCAACTACATTTGAGTTCACAGATATTGCGGGTATCGTAAAAGGGGCATCAAAGGGTGAAGGGCTTGGAAATAAGTTCTTGGCCAATATTCGTGAAGTGGATGCGATTATCCATGTCGTTCGTGCCTTCGATGATGAAAATGTTATGCGTGAACAAGGGCGCGAGGATGACTTTGTGGATCCGATGGCTGATATCGATACAATCAACCTAGAATTGATTTTGGCTGACCTTGAGTCAATTAACAAACGTTATGCGCGTGTCGAAAAGATCGCTCGTACTCAAAAAGATAAAGATTCTGTGGCAGAGTTTAATATTCTTCAAAAGATTAAACCCGTTCTAGAAGATGGTAAGTCTGCCCGTACAATTGATTTTACTGAGGAAGAACAAAAAATTGTTAAGGGACTCTTCCTCTTGACAACAAAACCAGTGCTTTATGTGGCTAACGTTGATGAAGACCAGGTCGCAAATCCTGATGATATTGATTATGTGAAGCAAATTCGTGAGTTTGCAGCGACTGAAAATGCAGAAGTAGTTGTTATTTCGGCTCGTGTTGAGGAAGAAATTTCTGAGTTGGATGATGAAGATAAGGAGATGTTCTTGGAAGACCTTGGTTTGACAGAGTCAGGAGTCGATAAACTAACACGCGCAGCATATCATTTGCTTGGTCTTGGAACTTATTTCACTGCCGGTGAAAAAGAGGTCCGCGCTTGGACCTTTAAACGAGGGATCAAGGCTCCACAAGCAGCTGGAATTATCCACTCTGACTTCGAGAAAGGTTTTATCCGCGCTGTAACAATGTCGTATGACGATTTGATTAAATATGGCTCTGAGAAAGCTGTTAAAGAAGCTGGACGCCTTCGTGAAGAAGGAAAAGAGTATGTTGTCCAAGATGGTGACATCATGGAATTCCGTTTCAACGTTTAG
- the pth gene encoding aminoacyl-tRNA hydrolase → MTKLVVGLGNPGSKYHETRHNVGFMAIDLMAKELGLTFSEEKTFKAEVASTFLNGEKVYFVKPTTFMNLSGLAVRALLAYYNIPMEDFIVIYDDLDMEVGKLRFRQKGSAGGHNGIKSIIAETGTQEFDRIKIGIGRPQKGMTVVNHVLGKFSEDDYAMILLTLDKVETALHHYLKTNDFEDTMRRYNG, encoded by the coding sequence ATGACAAAATTAGTAGTTGGATTGGGAAACCCTGGTTCAAAATACCATGAAACACGACACAATGTTGGTTTTATGGCTATAGACCTAATGGCTAAAGAATTAGGATTAACCTTTTCTGAGGAAAAGACTTTTAAGGCTGAAGTAGCTTCAACCTTTTTAAACGGTGAGAAAGTTTATTTTGTTAAACCAACAACTTTTATGAATCTATCTGGTCTAGCTGTGAGAGCACTGCTAGCTTATTACAATATTCCCATGGAGGATTTTATCGTCATTTACGATGATTTAGATATGGAAGTTGGGAAATTGCGCTTTCGTCAAAAGGGATCAGCAGGTGGTCATAATGGTATTAAATCTATCATTGCTGAAACTGGAACTCAAGAATTTGATCGTATAAAAATTGGCATTGGTCGGCCACAGAAAGGAATGACGGTTGTTAACCATGTTCTTGGAAAATTTAGTGAAGACGATTATGCCATGATTTTACTTACTTTAGACAAGGTAGAGACAGCCCTCCATCACTACTTAAAAACAAATGATTTTGAAGACACCATGAGGCGGTATAATGGCTAA
- a CDS encoding ParB/RepB/Spo0J family partition protein, whose translation MSEQLKTLSISEIYPNPFQPRLKFSDEELVELSQSISENGLIQPIIVRKSDIIGYELIAGERRLRACKRLGMTEIPAVVKEVTDQESRKQAIIENLQRSNLNPIEEAKAYRNLIDELTYSHEELAKAMGKSRPYISNVLRLLQLPREIQTSIENGSLSQGHARALLAIEDSRKQLTIFQQVVAERWSVRTLEKKLQELPRKQKSKKDTHVKDKEKELERSLGLPITLRYHKNHSGTIQIHFSIEEDFNRIINKLI comes from the coding sequence ATGTCAGAACAACTCAAAACTTTATCTATTAGTGAAATTTACCCCAATCCTTTTCAACCTCGTCTAAAATTCTCCGATGAAGAGTTAGTAGAACTAAGTCAATCAATATCAGAAAATGGTTTAATACAGCCAATTATTGTACGAAAATCTGACATTATTGGTTATGAACTAATTGCTGGAGAAAGACGTTTACGAGCCTGTAAACGTTTAGGGATGACAGAAATCCCTGCAGTTGTAAAGGAAGTTACAGATCAAGAGAGTCGTAAACAAGCTATTATTGAAAATCTACAACGATCAAATCTCAATCCTATTGAAGAAGCAAAGGCCTATCGTAATTTAATTGATGAGTTAACTTATAGTCACGAGGAGCTCGCTAAAGCTATGGGAAAATCTAGACCATATATTAGTAACGTTCTTAGACTACTACAACTTCCGCGAGAGATACAAACGAGTATTGAAAACGGAAGTCTGAGTCAGGGACATGCTAGAGCACTCTTAGCTATTGAGGATTCTCGAAAGCAGTTAACCATCTTTCAGCAGGTTGTGGCTGAAAGATGGTCTGTTCGTACTCTAGAAAAAAAACTTCAGGAACTTCCTAGAAAACAAAAATCTAAAAAAGATACCCATGTAAAAGATAAAGAAAAAGAACTTGAAAGATCACTAGGTCTCCCTATAACTCTACGTTATCACAAAAATCACTCAGGAACGATTCAAATACACTTTTCGATAGAAGAAGATTTTAACAGAATTATCAACAAGCTTATCTAA
- a CDS encoding YoaK family protein translates to MFKMKKRSYRVFEGLRVATLVSYIGGFIDAYTYNTQDERFASIQTGNLLYLVIHLVEGNIARAFSYAIPIFFFILGQFFVFFVKKWLINHKWRWHLQAIRLALLLMTILATVTPYVDSIITIAGLAFFASLQVGIFKRVRGVNYASFMMTGNITNTSLTVARAIDESDPKVLKQASYTIIIIFTFMVGVAASTWFAQYLHEYSLYTTLLPLFILNYFLFIEAKEKRN, encoded by the coding sequence ATGTTCAAAATGAAAAAACGCTCCTATCGTGTTTTTGAAGGTTTACGAGTAGCAACTTTAGTTAGTTATATAGGGGGATTTATTGATGCCTATACTTACAATACTCAAGACGAACGATTCGCAAGTATTCAGACAGGGAATCTTCTCTATTTAGTCATTCACCTTGTTGAAGGGAATATTGCAAGAGCTTTTAGCTATGCAATACCTATTTTTTTCTTTATTTTAGGTCAGTTTTTTGTTTTTTTTGTTAAGAAGTGGCTTATCAACCATAAATGGAGATGGCATTTACAAGCAATTAGGCTTGCCTTACTATTGATGACTATTCTTGCAACTGTCACACCTTATGTTGATTCCATTATTACTATTGCAGGCTTGGCATTCTTTGCCTCTCTCCAAGTAGGTATTTTTAAGCGGGTCAGAGGAGTAAATTATGCCTCCTTCATGATGACTGGTAATATCACTAATACTTCCCTAACAGTTGCAAGAGCTATTGATGAGAGTGATCCTAAAGTACTAAAACAAGCTTCTTACACTATTATTATCATCTTTACCTTTATGGTGGGAGTCGCAGCATCAACTTGGTTTGCCCAATATTTACATGAGTACAGTCTATACACAACTTTGCTCCCTTTGTTTATTTTAAATTATTTTCTATTTATCGAAGCAAAAGAAAAACGCAACTAG
- a CDS encoding YfhO family protein codes for MTNKKYYTTLLFYLAAFFLPVLIMIGVLYSQKIYPGSERTILTSDGFHQYVIFATELRNILHGDGSLFYTFTSGLGLNFYALTSYYLGSFLSPLYYFFTVSQMADAFYYITLLKFGLTGLSGAFSFKHLFTKVSRSFILCLSTGFSLMSFATSQLEINTWLDVFILAPLIILGLHLLLRFNKRGLYFLSLTCLFIQNYYFGYMMSIFLTLYTIIQLITITGWKSKILHFIDFGIVSILAGLSSTIMLLPTLLDLTTHGEKFTAPSSLLTESTYYFDFFAKNLVGVYDTTKFGSIPMIYVGLLPLILFLLFFISKEIKLSLRLGYFLLLAFFIASFNLQPLDLFWQGMHAPNMFLHRYSWLLSLLIVLLAGETLNRIEKFSLQRLLLPFVGLSVAYLLTWIFQSHYSFIEPVSWLLSLAFLLAYAILFISYFRQQIPRSVFRCFTFLFCIFELGLNTYYVVGALGNEWIFPTREGYLRNMSAISKLVSDTKQTNKNFYRTERLEAQTGNDSMKFNYNGISQFSSIRNTASSSTLDRLGFKSEGTNLNLRYQNNTLIADSLFGIKYNLSNFDLNKYGFNYIASEKTVRLYQNDYASQLAILTNGIYTNVDFTVNTLDNQTSLINALAGLNLTYFRRVPSQLSDNDAKSLNQRVAKNVSNSNNDFATITYQVIAPPHSQLYVSIPNISWSDDNNHSLSITVNGVTRNQVTDNTFDFFDLGYFETEEAITINLNFPGNKAISFDNPSFYALDTQNYKIAMNTINERDTKVTTSKNKVFTDYSSHTNASLFFTIPYDKGWTATVNNRKVKIHRAQKGFMKVDVPSGKGKVVLTFIPYGLKIGLIISCLAFGIFCCYAYFIGKIKITQKATRPK; via the coding sequence ATGACAAATAAAAAATACTATACGACCTTATTATTCTATCTGGCTGCTTTTTTCTTGCCAGTACTAATCATGATAGGTGTATTATACAGCCAAAAAATCTATCCTGGTAGTGAGAGAACTATTTTAACAAGTGATGGTTTTCATCAGTATGTGATATTTGCAACCGAACTGAGAAATATACTTCATGGAGATGGGAGCCTCTTTTACACCTTTACAAGTGGATTGGGGCTTAATTTCTATGCCCTAACAAGTTATTACTTAGGTTCCTTCTTGTCTCCACTCTACTATTTCTTTACCGTCAGCCAAATGGCCGATGCTTTTTATTACATAACACTGCTTAAGTTCGGACTTACTGGTCTGTCAGGAGCCTTCAGTTTTAAGCATCTCTTTACCAAAGTCTCAAGAAGTTTCATCTTATGTCTTTCTACAGGATTTTCTTTGATGAGCTTTGCTACCAGTCAGTTAGAAATTAATACTTGGCTAGATGTCTTTATTTTAGCACCTTTAATCATATTAGGGTTACACCTTTTACTAAGATTCAATAAACGCGGGCTATATTTTTTGAGTCTGACCTGTCTTTTTATCCAAAACTACTATTTTGGATATATGATGTCTATCTTTTTAACCCTTTACACTATTATACAACTAATAACTATCACGGGATGGAAGAGTAAAATCCTTCATTTTATAGACTTTGGAATCGTCTCTATACTAGCTGGTCTAAGCAGCACTATCATGCTACTCCCAACATTACTTGATTTAACTACACATGGTGAGAAGTTTACAGCTCCATCAAGTTTGTTGACAGAATCCACATACTATTTTGATTTCTTTGCCAAAAATCTGGTCGGAGTTTACGATACTACTAAATTTGGATCAATCCCTATGATTTATGTGGGACTCTTGCCTTTGATTCTTTTTCTACTTTTCTTCATTAGTAAGGAAATCAAGCTATCACTACGTTTAGGCTACTTCTTGTTATTAGCTTTCTTTATTGCTAGTTTCAACTTACAACCTCTTGATTTGTTTTGGCAAGGTATGCATGCACCTAACATGTTTCTCCATCGCTATTCTTGGCTTCTTTCTCTCTTAATTGTTCTTTTGGCAGGAGAAACTCTCAACCGAATTGAAAAGTTTTCTCTACAAAGGCTGCTCCTACCTTTCGTAGGATTGAGTGTCGCTTACTTACTAACTTGGATTTTTCAGTCTCACTATAGTTTCATTGAACCAGTTTCCTGGCTATTAAGCCTAGCATTTCTATTAGCCTATGCCATTCTATTTATTAGCTATTTTAGACAGCAGATTCCTAGGAGTGTTTTTCGCTGTTTCACCTTCTTATTCTGCATTTTTGAGCTTGGACTAAATACTTACTATGTTGTTGGAGCTCTTGGAAATGAGTGGATTTTTCCAACTCGTGAAGGATACCTACGGAATATGTCGGCAATTTCAAAATTGGTTTCAGATACGAAGCAGACTAATAAGAATTTTTACCGTACGGAGAGGCTTGAGGCTCAAACTGGTAACGACAGTATGAAATTCAATTATAATGGTATTTCTCAATTTTCATCCATTCGAAATACTGCTTCAAGCTCAACACTAGACAGGTTGGGGTTCAAATCTGAAGGGACTAATTTAAACCTACGTTACCAAAATAATACACTTATTGCTGATAGTCTCTTCGGAATAAAATATAATTTATCGAACTTTGACCTGAATAAGTATGGTTTTAATTACATAGCTTCTGAAAAGACAGTAAGACTTTATCAAAATGATTATGCTAGCCAGCTCGCTATCTTAACTAATGGGATTTACACTAATGTTGACTTTACTGTCAATACACTTGACAATCAAACTAGCTTAATAAATGCTCTAGCTGGACTTAACTTAACATACTTTAGAAGAGTTCCATCCCAACTTTCTGATAATGATGCTAAATCTTTGAATCAGCGCGTGGCTAAAAATGTTAGCAACTCGAATAACGATTTTGCTACTATCACTTATCAAGTCATTGCTCCGCCACATAGTCAACTCTACGTTAGTATTCCTAACATTTCTTGGTCCGATGACAATAATCACTCTTTGTCAATTACTGTAAATGGGGTGACAAGGAATCAAGTTACTGACAATACTTTTGATTTCTTCGATCTTGGCTACTTTGAAACAGAAGAAGCAATTACCATCAATCTTAATTTTCCCGGAAATAAAGCAATATCCTTTGATAATCCTAGTTTTTATGCCCTTGATACTCAAAACTACAAGATTGCTATGAATACTATTAATGAACGTGATACCAAGGTTACTACATCAAAAAATAAAGTATTTACTGATTATAGTAGCCACACAAATGCTTCATTATTTTTCACCATTCCATACGACAAGGGGTGGACAGCAACAGTAAATAATAGAAAAGTTAAAATTCATCGAGCTCAAAAGGGGTTCATGAAGGTTGATGTCCCTAGTGGTAAAGGAAAAGTTGTGCTTACCTTTATTCCCTATGGCCTTAAGATTGGCTTGATTATTAGTTGCTTGGCATTTGGAATATTTTGTTGCTATGCTTACTTCATCGGTAAAATAAAAATTACTCAAAAAGCTACTCGCCCTAAATAA
- a CDS encoding DUF951 domain-containing protein, protein MYQIGSLVEMKKPHACTIKATGKKANEWEVTRLGADIKIRCTNCNHVVMMSRHDFEKKLKKVL, encoded by the coding sequence ATGTACCAAATTGGAAGTTTAGTTGAAATGAAGAAACCCCATGCTTGTACTATCAAAGCAACAGGAAAAAAAGCTAACGAGTGGGAAGTGACTCGTCTTGGAGCTGACATAAAAATTCGTTGTACAAATTGTAATCATGTGGTCATGATGAGTCGTCATGATTTTGAAAAGAAGCTTAAAAAGGTTTTATAA